In Rhodothermia bacterium, the following are encoded in one genomic region:
- the sufC gene encoding Fe-S cluster assembly ATPase SufC, producing the protein MLEIQNLHAAVEGHEILRGVNLNIQPGEVHAIMGPNGSGKSTLASVLAGREEYEVTEGTVLFDGQALLEMEPDERACEGLFLAFQYPVELPGVNMMTFLRESVNSVRKYRSQEPLSGAAFLKLIKEKQAMVEMKESLTNRAVNEGFSGGEKKRNEIFQMALLEPKLAVLDETDSGLDIDALRIVANGVNALRSAKRSFLVITHYQRLLEYIVPDFVHVLVNGRIVKSGTKELALELEEKGYDWIKEELALEAA; encoded by the coding sequence ATGTTAGAAATTCAAAACCTTCATGCCGCAGTTGAGGGGCACGAAATACTACGCGGGGTAAACCTGAATATCCAGCCCGGAGAAGTTCATGCCATTATGGGGCCAAATGGCTCTGGCAAAAGCACCTTGGCTTCGGTCTTGGCGGGGCGAGAAGAATACGAGGTGACGGAAGGAACGGTTTTGTTTGACGGACAAGCATTATTAGAAATGGAACCGGATGAACGCGCTTGTGAAGGCTTGTTCTTGGCATTTCAGTACCCTGTCGAACTCCCCGGCGTTAATATGATGACCTTCCTGCGGGAGTCGGTAAATAGTGTTCGGAAGTATCGTTCCCAAGAACCATTGTCCGGCGCCGCCTTCCTGAAGTTAATCAAAGAAAAACAGGCCATGGTGGAAATGAAGGAAAGCCTGACCAATCGCGCTGTGAACGAAGGCTTCTCTGGTGGTGAGAAAAAAAGAAACGAAATCTTTCAGATGGCTTTGTTAGAACCAAAACTCGCTGTTTTGGACGAGACTGACTCTGGGTTGGATATTGATGCGCTACGTATTGTGGCCAATGGCGTAAATGCCTTGCGGAGTGCCAAACGGTCTTTTTTGGTCATTACCCACTACCAACGATTGCTTGAATACATTGTACCGGACTTTGTACACGTCTTGGTAAATGGCCGCATTGTTAAGTCCGGAACCAAGGAATTGGCCTTAGAACTTGAAGAAAAAGGATACGACTGGATCAAAGAGGAATTAGCCCTTGAGGCCGCCTAA
- the sufB gene encoding Fe-S cluster assembly protein SufB yields MTSDTAILHEVADREYEWGFVTEIDAETAPAGLTEDTVRLISSKKGEPAWLLAWRLKAFRHFVSLLDNSPEKYPTWPLLKYNLPDFQAISYYSAPKSKPKYNSLDEVDPELLRTFERLGIPLMEQERLMGVAVDVVMDSVSVHTTFKEKLAELGIIFCSFGEAVEKYPELVQQYLGAVVPYTDNFYAALNSAVFSDGSFCYIPKGVRCPMELSTYFRINEAGTGQFERTLIVAEEGSYVSYLEGCTAPQRDENQLHAAVVEIIAMKDAEVKYSTIQNWYPGDKEGKGGIYNFVTKRGICEGSHAKISWTQLETGSAITWKYPSVILKGDHSVGEFYSVAFTKGYQQADTGTKMIHLGKNTSSTIISKGISAGRSQNAYRGLVRIGKNAANARNFSQCDSMLLGDRCGAHTFPYIEILNNSGKVEHEATTSKVGEDQIFYCQQRGLSEEAAIKLIVNGFVKEILAKLPMEFAVEAQKLLAIELEGSVG; encoded by the coding sequence ATGACGAGTGATACTGCCATCCTTCACGAAGTTGCCGACCGCGAATATGAGTGGGGATTTGTTACCGAGATTGATGCCGAAACCGCGCCTGCTGGCCTAACAGAAGATACTGTGAGGTTGATCTCTTCTAAAAAAGGAGAACCCGCATGGCTCTTGGCTTGGCGTCTCAAAGCATTTCGCCATTTTGTATCATTATTAGACAATAGCCCTGAAAAATATCCTACATGGCCGTTGTTAAAATATAACCTGCCCGATTTTCAGGCCATCAGTTATTACTCTGCACCCAAAAGTAAACCCAAATACAATAGCCTCGACGAAGTAGATCCCGAATTACTCAGAACCTTCGAGCGGCTTGGAATTCCGTTGATGGAGCAAGAGCGTTTGATGGGGGTAGCGGTGGATGTGGTAATGGATTCCGTCTCGGTGCATACCACATTCAAAGAAAAATTGGCAGAATTGGGAATCATTTTCTGCTCTTTCGGCGAGGCCGTCGAGAAGTACCCCGAACTCGTGCAGCAGTATCTTGGCGCTGTTGTCCCTTATACCGATAACTTTTATGCCGCACTCAATTCCGCCGTTTTCTCTGATGGCTCTTTCTGTTATATCCCGAAAGGTGTGCGTTGCCCGATGGAACTTTCAACTTATTTCAGAATCAACGAGGCCGGAACCGGACAGTTTGAACGCACTTTGATTGTGGCAGAAGAAGGTTCTTATGTGTCGTATCTGGAGGGTTGCACTGCACCTCAACGCGACGAAAACCAGCTCCATGCCGCAGTGGTGGAGATTATTGCGATGAAGGATGCCGAGGTTAAATATTCTACCATCCAAAACTGGTATCCGGGGGATAAAGAAGGCAAAGGCGGGATTTATAACTTCGTCACCAAACGTGGGATATGCGAAGGCAGTCACGCCAAAATTTCTTGGACACAGCTCGAAACAGGCTCTGCTATTACCTGGAAATATCCTTCCGTAATCTTGAAGGGCGATCATAGTGTAGGGGAATTTTACTCGGTCGCATTTACAAAAGGATACCAACAAGCCGATACCGGAACGAAAATGATCCATCTGGGCAAAAACACTTCCTCCACCATTATCTCGAAAGGGATTTCGGCGGGTAGAAGTCAGAATGCTTATAGAGGCTTGGTTCGAATCGGGAAAAATGCGGCAAATGCTCGGAACTTCTCCCAGTGCGATTCTATGCTGCTTGGCGATCGTTGTGGGGCACATACCTTCCCCTATATCGAAATCCTGAACAATTCCGGAAAGGTAGAACACGAAGCAACCACTTCCAAAGTAGGAGAAGACCAGATTTTTTACTGCCAACAACGGGGATTAAGCGAAGAAGCCGCCATAAAATTGATTGTAAATGGTTTTGTGAAGGAAATTCTTGCAAAACTACCGATGGAATTTGCGGTAGAGGCGCAGAAACTTTTGGCGATCGAATTGGAAGGCTCTGTTGGCTAA